A region of Clarias gariepinus isolate MV-2021 ecotype Netherlands chromosome 25, CGAR_prim_01v2, whole genome shotgun sequence DNA encodes the following proteins:
- the srprb gene encoding signal recognition particle receptor subunit beta has translation MEDKINLDLEDFSSEPYLETFIKEITEQDPSFLIGIFVAISVVIITIVFLRFFLVAKKTRNAVLLVGLCDSGKSLLFSRLLTGNFIKTVTSTSESKATYRTKKEKTTRWTLVDTPGHDSRRAQVIEKFKDSARAIVFVVDSAIFQKEVKDVAEFLYSILTDNVVIENTPTLLIACNKQDNTMAKSAKLIQQQLEKELTTLRVTRSAALSSQDGSVQSTLYLGKKGKDFEFSQLSMQVEFVECSARGKSEDEDAQIDALEKSLAKL, from the exons ATGGAGGATAAAATAAACCTGGATTTGGAAGACTTTTCTTCGGAGCCATatttagagacgtttattaagGAAATAACCGAGCAAGACCCTTCATTTCTGATCGGAATTTTCGTTGCTATatctgttgttattattacaaTAG tatttttgagatttttctTGGTCGCCAAGAAGACAAGAAATGCTGTGTTGCTGGTTGGTTTGTGTGACTCTGGGAAAAGTCTGCTCTTCAGCAGG CTTCTGACAGGTAACTTTATTAAAACTGTGACATCTACAAGCGAAAGCAAAGCAACCTACAGAACAAAGAAGGAGAAG ACCACCCGCTGGACCCTTGTGGACACTCCTGGTCATGATAGTCGAAGAGCTCAGGTTATCGAGAAGTTTAAGGATTCTGCCAG AGCGATCGTGTTCGTGGTAGATAGCGCCATTTTCCAGAAGGAGGTAAAGGACGTGGCTGAGTTCCTCTACTCCATCCTGACGGACAACGTAGTGATTGAGAACACTCCGACGTTGCTCATAGCCTGCAACAAACAAG acaACACCATGGCAAAATCGGCTAAACTGATTCAACAGCAGCTGGAGAAAGAGCT AACCACTCTGAGGGTGACCCGCTCCGCAGCCCTCTCGTCTCAGGACGGCTCGGTTCAGTCCACGCTGTACCTCGGAAAGAAGGGCAAGGACTTCGAGTTCTCCCAGCTGTCCATGCAGGTGGAGTTTGTGGAGTGCAGCGCGCGCGGCAAGAGCGAGGACGAAGACGCCCAAATCGATGCTTTAGAGAAGAGTTTAGCCAAATTATAA